The Puntigrus tetrazona isolate hp1 chromosome 4, ASM1883169v1, whole genome shotgun sequence genome includes a window with the following:
- the LOC122342998 gene encoding polyunsaturated fatty acid 5-lipoxygenase-like, translated as MWIYKVTVYSMRQIMAKATNSIYLTLMDSEQKSSGKVLVNPSFFSSFATELTLEIHVEKELTDSVQVKLEKKSHYFNYSWFCKHISVRSPFGESLEFPFYSWLEDKKEVTIQKGTARLPQDDTNIKERQEELKHRREVFRWKEQNQAFPKCIDDTEGGLPKDVQFDGQKGFDFQKNFLEASLELGLDKIEGLVESWKDITDFEKIFEHYNIKNTPLENVIQDWTKDYMFGYQFLNGCNPVMIKKCTDLPEKFPVTHEMVKGSLKGRQLHEELRKGNIYIVDYEILKDVPAASQRYLAAPICLLYKNEVDQMLPIAIQLSQTSGEMSPIFLPSDSKYDWMLAKMFVKSSDFIVHQLVTHLLKTHLVSEVFEIAMYRQLSAVHPVYKLLMPHVRFTIAINAEARKHLISEDGVFSKISSINADGMEKLVQNAMEALSFKSLNIHEDIKARGMEDTPNYYYRDDGLKIWEAIHHFVSAVVKIYYDSDEAVREDVEIQRFVKDVSCFGMNNSHKFPESLESREELIEYLTVVIFTASAQHAAVNFGQFDWYGWIPNSPSTMRRPPPQRKGEVDMKRILETLPDRDCSSLVLGTVWALTRMEKNELFLGMYPDTFFTEQPVKKAIKTFRKSLSELTETIKNRNEKLTLDYSYLSPDRVPNSVAI; from the exons ATGTGGATTTACAAGGTGACCGTGTATAGCATGAGACAGATCATGGCCAAGGCAACGAACAGTATTTACCTGACGCTAATGGACTCGGAGCAGAAGAGCAGCGGAAAAGTCCTGGTCAACCCatccttcttttcttcttttgcaaCG GAGCTCACCCTCGAGATCCACGTGGAGAAGGAACTTACAGACAGCGTCCAGGTGAAACTTGAAAAGAAGagccattattttaattattcctgGTTCTGTAAGCATATCAGTGTGAGAAGTCCTTTTGGAGAAAGCTTGGAGTTCCCCTTTTATAGCTGGTTGGAAGACAAAAAGGAAGTGACCATCCAAAAAGGCACCG CTCGACTGCCTCAGGATGacacaaacataaaagaaagaCAAGAAGAACTGAAACATAGACGGGAAGTATTCAG ATGGAAGGAACAAAACCAAGCCTTCCCTAAATGTATAGATGACACAGAGGGGGGGCTTCCTAAAGACGTTCAGTTTGATGGACAAAAAGGATTTGACTTTCAAAAGAACTTCCTAGAAGC GTCTCTGGAATTAGGTCTTGACAAAATTGAAGGATTAGTAGAGTCCTGGAAAGACATTACTGATTTTGAAAAGATATTTGAGCATTACAATATCAAGAACACTCCACTAG AGAACGTGATACAAGACTGGACCAAGGATTACATGTTCGGCTACCAGTTCTTGAACGGCTGCAATCCTGTCATGATCAAGAAGTGCACGGATCTTCCAGAGAAATTCCCCGTCACACACGAGATGGTCAAGGGCTCTCTGAAGGGACGCCAACTACATGAGGAGCTACGG AAAGGAAACATCTACATAGTGGATTATGAAATACTGAAGGACGTCCCAGCAGCCAGCCAGCGCTATCTGGCCGCACCAATCTGTCTACTGTACAAGAACGAAGTGGACCAAATGTTGCCAATCGCCATTCAG CTGAGTCAAACCTCAGGAGAAATGAGTCCAATCTTTCTTCCGAGTGATTCTAAATATGACTGGATGCTTGCCAAGATGTTTGTGAAATCCTCAGACTTCATCGTACACCAGCTGGTCACACACCTTCTCAAGACACATCTGGTGTCTGAGGTTTTTGAAATTGCCATGTACAGACAGCTGTCTGCCGTCCATCCCGTATACAAG TTACTGATGCCTCATGTTCGTTTCACGATCGCAATCAACGCAGAGGCCCGTAAACACCTTATCAGTGAAGATGGGGTCTTCAGCAAG ATTAGTAGCATCAATGCAGATGGGATGGAGAAACTGGTGCAAAATGCCATGGAGGCTTTATCCTTCAAGTCCCTGAACATCCATGAGGACATAAAGGCTCGAGGAATGGAAGATACACCCAACTACTATTACAGAGACGATGGCTTGAAGATCTGGGAGGCAATCCACCA TTTTGTTTCGGCCGTGGTCAAGATCTACTATGATAGCGATGAAGCAGTTCGAGAAGACGTGGAGATTCAAAGATTTGTTAAGGACGTTTCCTGCTTTGGCATGAATAACTCTCACA AGTTTCCAGAGTCTCTGGAATCTCGAGAGGAGTTGATCGAGTACCTGACCGTGGTGATTTTCACAGCTTCAGCACAACATGCCGCTGTCAACTTCGGACAG TTTGACTGGTACGGCTGGATCCCCAACAGTCCTTCCACCATGCGCAGACCACCTCCTCAACGGAAGGGGGAAGTGGATATGAAGCGTATCCTGGAGACTCTGCCGGACCGGGATTGTTCCAGCTTGGTTTTGGGTACAGTCTGGGCTCTCACTCGGATGGAGAAGAATGAG CTGTTCTTAGGCATGTATCCAGACACATTCTTCACAGAGCAACCTGTGAAGAAGGCCATAAAGACTTTCCGCAAGAGCCTCAGTGAGTTGACGGAGACAATCAAGAACCGGAATGAAAAATTAACTTTGGATTATTCTTATTTGTCCCCAGACAGAGTCCCCAACAGTGTTGCAATTTGA
- the LOC122343032 gene encoding gastrula zinc finger protein XlCGF57.1-like isoform X1, with protein MYISIIPFSIVTECPEMAFIKEESEDFRIEEVFSVKLEDFEQLMVKVKEENEVLNETEEKDHRDYITEENSFTYSQTKKSSPRKRVKAIRTRSSLTCFQCGKRFTQHGSLKLHMKTHTEKPPFPCQQCGKSFKQKTNLNRHMRIHTGEKPHTCPQCGKGFDQKTNLNRHVRTHTGEPPLSSEQGGKHFSQKVDSDYRAKVHTGESPFACQRCGVRFTQKGSLNRHMRIHTGEKPYTCQQCGARFTQKVVLDRHLRSHTSEKPYTCQQCGKSFDRSEKLDAHTRVHKGTRPFTCLQCGKGFSQKTNLNRHVRIHTGERPYSCPQCGKRFLQHVNLKVHVKIHTREKTFTCRRCGMSFDRNEKLKSHVRIHTGEQPFSCQQCGKGFDRHESLKIHVRMHTGESLFTCQRCGKRFNRKRSLKYHTTVHTIEKPYTRKRCGVSVTQEGILSKDMKVHT; from the exons atgtatatttctattattcCCTTCTCAATCGTGACAGAGTGTCCAGAAATggcgtttattaaagaggagagtgaagacTTCCGGATTGAAGAGGTTTTCAGTGTCAAACTAGAAGATTTTGAGCAACTAATGG TTAAAGTTAAAGAGGAGAATGAAGTGCTGAATGAAACGGAAGAGAAAGATCACCGTGATTATATAACTGAAGAAAACTCGTTCACTTACTCGCAGACTAAAAAGTCTTCCCCACGAAAAAGAGTTAAAGCGATACGAACCAGAAGTAGCTTAACCTGCTTTCAGTGTGGAAAGCGTTTCACTCAACATGGAAGCCTTAAACTCCACATGAAAACTCATACAGAAAAACCCCCTTTCCCCTgtcaacagtgtggaaagagtttcaagCAGAAAACGAATCTTAACCGGCACATGagaatccacaccggagagaagcctcaCACCTGCCCGCAGTGCGGGAAGGGTTTCGATCAAAAAACCAACCTTAACAGGCACGTGAGAACTCATACAGGAGAACCCCCTTTGAGCAGCGAACAGGGTGGAAAACATTTCAGTCAAAAGGTAGACTCTGATTACCGTGCGAAAGTACACACAGGAGAAAGCCCTTTCGCCTGCCAGCGCTGTGGAGTACGTTTCACTCAGAAAGGAAGCCTTAACAGGCACATGagaatccacaccggagagaaaccatacacctgccaacagtgtggagcACGTTTCACTCAAAAAGTGGTCCTCGACAGGCACTTGAGGAGTCACACCAGTGAAAAGCCTTACAcgtgccaacagtgtggaaagagcttcGATCGAAGCGAAAAGCTGGACGCGCACACGAGAGTTCATAAAGGTACACGGCCTTTCACCTGCCTTCAGTGCGGGAAAGGTTTCAGTCAAAAAACAAACCTTAACCGACACGTGagaatccacaccggagagagaccCTACTCCTGCCCTCAGTGCGGAAAGAGATTTCTCCAACACGTCAACCTCAAAGTCCACGTGAAAATCCACACTCGGGAGAAAACCTTCACGTGTCGTCGGTGTGGAATGAGTTTTGACCGAAACGAAAAGCTTAAATCGCATGTgagaattcacaccggagagcAACCTTTCTcatgccaacagtgtggaaaaggTTTCGACCGACACGAAAGCCTTAAAATCCACGTCAGAATGCATACAGGAGAAAGCCTTTTCACCTGTCAACGGTGTGGAAAACGATTCAACCGTAAAAGAAGCCTCAAGTACCACACCACAGTTCACACTATAGAAAAGCCTTACACCAGAAAACGGTGTGGAGTTAGTGTCACTCAAGAAGGGATTCTCAGTAAGGATATGAAAGTTCACACTTAA
- the LOC122342983 gene encoding cytolytic toxin-alpha-like, with protein MAGLLIYLKQPKCIYLCTYIWLATLAVMNAQEMLEPKPDGGNTKNSDLESQPIELAALGRPLFPGMLYDCRKDNFIPGVTLWDKKSLSEDLDSRPQLKTDFKFESSDSFSAKSNLLDVSASLKASFLGGLVEVGGSAKFLRDSKSSNQQSRMTMHHSETTRFEQLTMTHLGQITYPQVFDQKTATHVVTAVLYGAQAFMVFDRRFSEEESRQEVEGELNIMVKNIPLLSIEGQASLKMTDGEKKKAEKIACTFYGDVHLNQNPTTYMEALELYKKLPSLLKENSQNGVPLKVWLYPLHLLDTKAARLEREISTSAVSYIVDIMEELSDVERTCNDLSRKTEVNMFSSIKERLRSFKSSVSFYKALLLKAVAKVLPGIRGGDMEEKSLKDIQRIHSSSPFNAVMHKQWLNDAKTEVRLLSSYTKTLKEITIVDSDSLKTILLDPDIDFVVCLTFTSLQYEDPYLSTLQDFLKSDQFQDLDGEIKIISEFLNVRKWFNNPDVISTLRENIILFRSFSEANKNDKKFRFIISAISDPSSPGSSIYLYEKGKLTDTKFQPLSKPPPPIVKNILRQAVSLKLHEYSTEKRLKYRVEYNEVTSNFGAEEKWFDVDTADVTFNLIGILTGKHYSVQYRTVSNVGVSEASDAVNIGPLYEQAVLVGGTDFPGTSFLAPSSSAIKMIQLYYKEMPWTAFFSTKEKWIRSFTAVKMTFHSGHRYTAGRNFNEVETFLFDEDDKIVAAKLWPNKDNNRFCGLWFVVEKSNGRKTHLSAKCHEVGNPVSVDVKSGKCYGITARAGSEVDFLGFHFI; from the exons ATGGCAGGACTTTTGATTTACCTGAAGCAGCCAAAATGTATTTAcctgtgtacatatatatggtTGGCAACCCTAGCTGTGATGAATGCACAG gaaatgttGGAACCAAAACCTGATGGGGGAAACACTAAAAACTCAG ACTTGGAATCACAGCCCATTGAACTGGCAGCCCTTGGAAGACCTCTGTTCCCTGGTATGCTGTATGACTGCCGCAAGGATAACTTCATTCCAG GTGTTACGCTGTGGGATAAGAAATCACTGAGTGAAGATTTGGACAGTCGTCCACAGCTCAagacagattttaaatttgaaagctCTGACTCTTTCTCTGCTAAGTCCAATCTACTGGATGTAAGTGCTTCCCTGAAGGCTAGCTTTTTGGGGGGGCTTGTGGAAGTGGGAGGATCTGCCAAGTTCTTACGCGACAGCAAATCCTCAAACCAACAGTCCAGAATGACAATGCATCACAGTGAAACTACAAGATTCGAACAGCTCACTATGACCCATCTGGGTCAGATCACCTATCCTCAGGTGTTTGACCAGAAAACTGCAACCCATGTGGTCACAGCGGTACTGTATGGAGCTCAGGCCTTCATGGTGTTTGATCGAAGATTTTCAGAAGAGGAAAGTAGACAGGAGGTTGAAGGAGAACTGAACATCATGGTCAAGAATATTCCTCTACTTTCCATTGAAGGACAGgcatctttaaaaatgacagatggTGAAAAGAAAAAGGCTGAGAAGATTGCCTGCACATTTTATGGTGATGTCCATCTTAATCAGAACCCCACCACATACATGGAGGCCCTGGAGTTGTACAAGAAGCTTCCATCTCTTCTGAAGGAGAATTCACAAAATGGGGTTCCACTCAAAGTCTGGCTCTATCCTCTTCATCTTTTGGATACAAAAGCAGCTCGACTGGAGAGAGAAATCAGCACAAGTGCAGTTTCCTACATTGTAGATATAATGGAGGAGCTGAGTGATGTAGAGAGGACATGCAACGATCTGTCCAGAAAAACAGAGGTAAATATGTTCAGTAGCATCAAAGAAAGACTACGCTCATTTAAGAGCTCAGTTTCCTTTTACAAGGCATTGCTCCTGAAAGCAGTGGCCAAGGTCTTGCCTGGTATTCGAGGAGGAGATATGGAGGAGAAGTCATTGAAAGACATCCAGAGGATCCACAGTAGCTCCCCTTTTAATGCTGTCATGCATAAACAGTGGTTAAATGATGCGAAGACTGAAGTTCGCCTCTTGAGTTCTTACACCAAGACACTAAAGGAGATCACAATAGTAGACTCAGACAGTCTCAAAACTATCCTCCTTGATCCTGACATTGATTTTGTGGTATGCTTGACTTTCACATCTCTGCAGTATGAAGATCCATATCTTTCAACTCTGCAGGACTTTCTGAAATCTGATCAATTTCAAGACCTAGAtggggaaataaaaataatttctgaatttCTGAATGTCAGAAAGTGGTTCAACAATCCTGATGTCATCTCAACCTTGAGAGAGAACATCATTCTTTTCAGAAGTTTTTCAGAGGCCAATAAAAACGACAAGAAATTCCGATTCATTATTTCTGCCATCTCCGATCCCTCCAGTCCAGGATCCTCCATCTATCTGTATGAGAAAGGGAAACTGACAGACACAAAGTTCCAGCCCCTTTCCAAGCCACCCCCGCCTATAGTAAAAAACATTCTAAGGCAAGCTGTGTCCCTGAAACTGCATGAGTACTCAActgaaaaaagattaaaatatagAGTTGAATACAATGAGGTAACGTCTAATTTTGGAGCTGAAGAAAAGTGGTTTGACGTAGACACAGCGGATGTGACATTTAATCTGATTGGAATACTGACTGGAAAGCACTACTCTGTCCAATACAGGACAGTGAGTAACGTGGGAGTGAGTGAAGCCAGTGATGCTGTCAACATTGGACCATTATATG AGCAAGCTGTGCTTGTGGGTGGAACAGATTTTCCTGGAACCAGCTTTTTGGCTCCTAGCAGCAGCGCTATTAAGATGATCCAATTATATTACAAAGAG ATGCCCTGGACAGCCTTTTTTTCAACCAAGGAGAAATGGATCAGGAGTTTCACGGCAGTGAAGATGACTTTCCATTCTGGCCACAGATATACAGCTGGTAGAAATTTTAATGAAgtagaaacatttctttttgatgAGGATGATAAAATTGTTGCTGCAAAACTGTGGCCAAATAAGGATAACAACAGATTCTGTGGGTTGTGGTTTGTGGTTGAAAAGAGCAACGGCAGAAAAACCCATTTATCCGCCAAGTGTCATGAAGTGGGAAACCCTGTGAGCGTCGACGTGAAGTCTGGAAAGTGTTACGGTATCACAGCAAGAGCAGGATCGGAAGTGGACTTTCTGGGCTTCCACTTCATTTAG
- the LOC122343032 gene encoding gastrula zinc finger protein XlCGF57.1-like isoform X2, translating to MAFIKEESEDFRIEEVFSVKLEDFEQLMVKVKEENEVLNETEEKDHRDYITEENSFTYSQTKKSSPRKRVKAIRTRSSLTCFQCGKRFTQHGSLKLHMKTHTEKPPFPCQQCGKSFKQKTNLNRHMRIHTGEKPHTCPQCGKGFDQKTNLNRHVRTHTGEPPLSSEQGGKHFSQKVDSDYRAKVHTGESPFACQRCGVRFTQKGSLNRHMRIHTGEKPYTCQQCGARFTQKVVLDRHLRSHTSEKPYTCQQCGKSFDRSEKLDAHTRVHKGTRPFTCLQCGKGFSQKTNLNRHVRIHTGERPYSCPQCGKRFLQHVNLKVHVKIHTREKTFTCRRCGMSFDRNEKLKSHVRIHTGEQPFSCQQCGKGFDRHESLKIHVRMHTGESLFTCQRCGKRFNRKRSLKYHTTVHTIEKPYTRKRCGVSVTQEGILSKDMKVHT from the exons ATggcgtttattaaagaggagagtgaagacTTCCGGATTGAAGAGGTTTTCAGTGTCAAACTAGAAGATTTTGAGCAACTAATGG TTAAAGTTAAAGAGGAGAATGAAGTGCTGAATGAAACGGAAGAGAAAGATCACCGTGATTATATAACTGAAGAAAACTCGTTCACTTACTCGCAGACTAAAAAGTCTTCCCCACGAAAAAGAGTTAAAGCGATACGAACCAGAAGTAGCTTAACCTGCTTTCAGTGTGGAAAGCGTTTCACTCAACATGGAAGCCTTAAACTCCACATGAAAACTCATACAGAAAAACCCCCTTTCCCCTgtcaacagtgtggaaagagtttcaagCAGAAAACGAATCTTAACCGGCACATGagaatccacaccggagagaagcctcaCACCTGCCCGCAGTGCGGGAAGGGTTTCGATCAAAAAACCAACCTTAACAGGCACGTGAGAACTCATACAGGAGAACCCCCTTTGAGCAGCGAACAGGGTGGAAAACATTTCAGTCAAAAGGTAGACTCTGATTACCGTGCGAAAGTACACACAGGAGAAAGCCCTTTCGCCTGCCAGCGCTGTGGAGTACGTTTCACTCAGAAAGGAAGCCTTAACAGGCACATGagaatccacaccggagagaaaccatacacctgccaacagtgtggagcACGTTTCACTCAAAAAGTGGTCCTCGACAGGCACTTGAGGAGTCACACCAGTGAAAAGCCTTACAcgtgccaacagtgtggaaagagcttcGATCGAAGCGAAAAGCTGGACGCGCACACGAGAGTTCATAAAGGTACACGGCCTTTCACCTGCCTTCAGTGCGGGAAAGGTTTCAGTCAAAAAACAAACCTTAACCGACACGTGagaatccacaccggagagagaccCTACTCCTGCCCTCAGTGCGGAAAGAGATTTCTCCAACACGTCAACCTCAAAGTCCACGTGAAAATCCACACTCGGGAGAAAACCTTCACGTGTCGTCGGTGTGGAATGAGTTTTGACCGAAACGAAAAGCTTAAATCGCATGTgagaattcacaccggagagcAACCTTTCTcatgccaacagtgtggaaaaggTTTCGACCGACACGAAAGCCTTAAAATCCACGTCAGAATGCATACAGGAGAAAGCCTTTTCACCTGTCAACGGTGTGGAAAACGATTCAACCGTAAAAGAAGCCTCAAGTACCACACCACAGTTCACACTATAGAAAAGCCTTACACCAGAAAACGGTGTGGAGTTAGTGTCACTCAAGAAGGGATTCTCAGTAAGGATATGAAAGTTCACACTTAA
- the LOC122343010 gene encoding polyunsaturated fatty acid 5-lipoxygenase-like — translation MIREGTARLPQNDTEPFQEQRKDELESRQKIFRWNEWRPGFPMSIDANVDDLPKEVQFDGEKNSQWYWDLAEVFIETKLDKIDGLMESWKDITDFEKIFGHLINKNQVLVDLMQNWTEDYMFGYQFLNGCNPVTIKKCTDLPEKFPVTHEMVKGSLKGRQLHEELRKGNIYIVDYEILKDVPAASQRYLTAPICLLYKNEVDQMLPIAIQLSQTPGEMSPIFLPSDNEHDWMLAKMFVKSSDFIVHQLVTHLLKTHLVSEVFEMAMYRQLSAVHPVYKLLMPHVRFTIAINAEGREKLISEDGVISKVSSFGEAGMVKLIHKAMEALTFKSLNIHEDIKARGMEDTPNYYYRDDGLKIWEAINHFVSAVVKIYYDSDEAVREDVEIQRFVKDVSCFGMNNSHKFPESLESREELIEYLTVVIFTASAQHAAVNFGQFDWYGWIPNSPSTMRRPPPQRKGEVDMKRILETLPDRDCSRNLLGTVWALTRTEKNERFLGMYPDMYFTEQPAKIAIKTFCHKLKQVTNIIKSRNKEITLDYCYLSPDKIPNSVAI, via the exons ATGATCCGAGAAGGAACTG CTCGACTGCCTCAGAATGACACAGAACCTTTTCAAGAGCAAAGAAAAGATGAACTGGAATCTAGACAGAAAATCTTCAG ATGGAACGAGTGGAGACCAGGCTTCCCTATGAGCATAGATGCCAACGTGGATGATCTTCCTAAAGAAGTTCAGTTTGATGGAGAAAAGAATTCCCAGTGGTATTGGGATTTAGCGGAAGT GTTTATAGAAACGAAACTGGACAAAATAGATGGTTTAATGGAGTCCTGGAAAGATATTACAGACTTTGAAAAGATATTTGGgcatttaataaacaagaaCCAAGTACTAG TGGATTTGATGCAGAACTGGACCGAGGATTACATGTTCGGCTACCAGTTCTTGAACGGCTGCAATCCTGTCACGATCAAGAAGTGCACGGATCTTCCAGAGAAATTCCCCGTCACACACGAGATGGTCAAGGGCTCTCTGAAGGGACGCCAACTACATGAGGAGCTACGG AAAGGAAACATCTACATAGTGGATTATGAAATACTGAAGGACGTCCCAGCAGCCAGCCAGCGCTATCTGACCGCACCAATCTGTCTACTGTACAAGAACGAAGTGGACCAAATGTTGCCAATCGCCATTCAG CTGAGTCAAACCCCAGGAGAAATGAGTCCAATCTTTCTTCCAAGTGATAATGAACATGACTGGATGCTTGCCAAGATGTTTGTGAAATCCTCAGACTTCATCGTACACCAGCTGGTCACACACCTTCTCAAGACACATCTAGTGTCTGAGGTTTTTGAAATGGCCATGTACAGACAGCTGTCTGCCGTCCATCCCGTATACAAG TTACTGATGCCTCATGTTCGTTTCACGATCGCAATCAACGCGGAGGGCCGTGAAAAGCTCATCAGTGAAGATGGGGTCATCAGCAAG GTCAGTAGCTTTGGTGAAGCAGGGATGGTGAAACTGATACACAAAGCCATGGAGGCTTTAACCTTCAAGTCCCTGAACATCCATGAGGACATAAAGGCTCGAGGAATGGAAGATACGCCCAACTACTATTACAGAGACGATGGCTTGAAGATCTGGGAGGCAATCAACCA TTTTGTTTCGGCCGTGGTCAAGATCTACTATGATAGCGATGAAGCAGTTCGAGAAGACGTGGAGATTCAAAGATTTGTTAAGGACGTTTCCTGCTTTGGCATGAATAACTCTCACA AGTTTCCAGAGTCTCTGGAATCTCGAGAGGAGTTGATCGAGTACCTGACCGTGGTGATTTTCACAGCTTCAGCACAACATGCCGCTGTCAACTTCGGACAG TTTGACTGGTACGGCTGGATCCCCAACAGTCCTTCCACCATGCGCAGACCACCTCCTCAACGGAAGGGGGAAGTGGATATGAAGCGTATCCTGGAGACTCTGCCGGACCGGGATTGTTCCAGAAATCTTCTGGGAACGGTTTGGGCTCTCACTCGGACCGAGAAGAATGAG AGGTTCTTGGGCATGTATCCAGATATGTACTTCACAGAGCAACCCGCGAAGATAGCCATTAAAACTTTCTGCCACAAACTAAAACAGGTGACCAACATCATCAAGAGTCGgaataaagaaataacattGGATTATTGCTATCTGTCCCCAGACAAAATCCCCAACAGTGTTgcaatttaa